In Fluviicola taffensis DSM 16823, the following are encoded in one genomic region:
- a CDS encoding T9SS type A sorting domain-containing protein has protein sequence MKKVILVTTFILGTFNAFPQIANVQVKFNLPIILSESSGAIFFNDKLITHNDSGNENKLYELDTISGLVARTVNVTNATNIDWEDIAQDETSIYIGDIGNNNGDRTNLKIYKINKIDYLSSTNVTAEIINFNYFDQADFAPTPNNTEWDAEALISIDTNNLILFTKNWVNGTTKAYSIPKNSGTFNVSPLPTTLSSGGRITGATYNPSTEKVYLIGYNSILQPFIWVSENFTNNDVFSGTNTQTSLTSLGFEQTEAITYIGDNSYFITSESFSISSISDNAKLVSFTTNDDILSIKEQVTRVVNVYPNPVKDVLYIDNSEFTSIEIYDSRSALVYRGYNENINVSELNTGLYFVKVNLKDNTYNIKKIIKY, from the coding sequence ATGAAAAAAGTAATCTTAGTAACAACATTTATTTTAGGAACATTCAATGCCTTTCCTCAAATAGCCAACGTTCAAGTAAAGTTTAATTTACCAATAATATTGAGTGAATCATCTGGAGCTATCTTTTTTAATGATAAACTTATTACTCATAATGATTCGGGTAATGAAAATAAACTTTATGAATTAGATACGATTTCTGGATTAGTTGCAAGAACAGTTAACGTTACTAACGCCACCAATATAGATTGGGAAGATATTGCACAAGATGAAACATCAATATATATTGGCGATATAGGCAACAACAATGGAGATAGAACAAATTTAAAAATTTATAAAATAAATAAAATTGATTATCTAAGTTCCACTAATGTAACAGCTGAAATCATAAACTTTAACTATTTCGATCAAGCTGATTTTGCCCCTACCCCTAATAACACAGAATGGGATGCAGAAGCTCTAATTTCTATTGATACAAATAACTTGATTTTGTTTACTAAAAATTGGGTTAATGGCACAACAAAAGCTTACTCAATCCCAAAAAACAGCGGAACATTTAATGTTAGCCCATTACCAACAACTTTATCAAGTGGAGGGAGAATAACAGGAGCTACTTACAATCCATCAACAGAAAAAGTATATTTAATTGGGTATAATTCAATTTTACAACCTTTTATTTGGGTTTCTGAAAACTTCACAAATAATGATGTTTTTTCAGGCACTAATACACAAACATCACTTACTAGCTTAGGGTTTGAGCAAACAGAAGCTATAACATATATTGGAGACAACAGCTATTTTATTACATCCGAATCATTTAGTATCAGTTCCATATCCGATAATGCAAAATTAGTTTCATTTACAACAAATGATGATATTTTATCTATTAAAGAACAGGTAACTAGAGTAGTTAATGTATATCCAAATCCTGTCAAAGATGTGCTTTACATTGACAACTCAGAATTTACTTCAATTGAAATTTATGATTCTAGGTCTGCACTTGTCTATCGAGGATATAACGAAAACATAAATGTTTCAGAGCTTAATACAGGGCTTTATTTTGTTAAGGTTAATTTGAAAGATAATACATATAATATCAAGAAAATAATTAAATATTAA
- a CDS encoding efflux RND transporter periplasmic adaptor subunit has protein sequence MNTKSSILKKALYVIIPLAIIAIVVIKLKTNKEITQSKVYQYDKEEAINVQVDTLQLENVNAEFSYSGTFEPNKETKISAELQGKINTILVDAGSVVSKGQTLIQLDNSLLKLQLQTIEVQIEGLEADVNRYTILAKADAIQGVQLEKAELGLKSAKVQKATLLEQINKTTIKAPFNGVVTAKLSEEGAFAAPGVPLLQITDITTLKFTVNVPEKDLSQFKLNQSYSLTADAYSEILLTGKTTMIGSKANMGSSFPVQFTVNNTSDLKIKSGMFGKVLLKSETSGKGIIIPSSAIQGTDNQPQVYVLQNGKAILQNITILKKIQNKAVVSNGLNEGDVIVTNGFINLFDGANVTVK, from the coding sequence ATGAATACAAAATCATCAATCCTAAAAAAAGCACTCTACGTCATCATTCCGTTGGCGATAATTGCCATTGTGGTAATTAAGTTGAAAACAAACAAGGAAATTACGCAGAGTAAAGTCTATCAATACGATAAAGAAGAAGCTATAAATGTTCAAGTAGATACATTGCAACTTGAAAATGTGAATGCAGAATTTTCTTATTCAGGCACATTTGAGCCCAACAAGGAAACAAAAATAAGTGCCGAATTACAAGGGAAAATTAACACCATTTTAGTTGATGCTGGAAGCGTTGTAAGTAAAGGTCAAACTTTAATTCAATTGGATAATTCATTGCTGAAATTGCAACTGCAAACTATTGAAGTGCAAATAGAAGGATTGGAAGCAGATGTAAATCGCTATACCATTTTGGCTAAAGCAGATGCCATTCAAGGTGTTCAATTAGAAAAAGCAGAATTAGGTTTGAAATCTGCAAAAGTTCAGAAAGCGACTTTGTTGGAGCAGATAAACAAAACGACCATCAAAGCACCTTTTAACGGAGTAGTTACTGCAAAATTAAGTGAAGAAGGAGCTTTTGCTGCACCGGGCGTTCCATTGCTCCAAATAACGGACATTACAACTTTAAAATTCACCGTAAATGTTCCCGAAAAAGATTTAAGTCAGTTCAAATTAAATCAAAGCTATTCGCTTACGGCAGATGCCTATTCTGAAATTCTATTGACTGGAAAAACTACTATGATTGGCAGTAAAGCCAATATGGGCAGTAGTTTTCCTGTTCAGTTTACGGTAAATAACACATCGGACTTGAAAATAAAATCTGGGATGTTTGGTAAAGTTTTACTCAAAAGCGAAACGTCTGGAAAGGGAATTATCATACCCTCATCTGCTATACAAGGCACAGATAACCAACCACAGGTTTATGTTTTGCAAAATGGCAAAGCAATTTTGCAAAATATCACTATTTTAAAAAAGATACAGAACAAAGCAGTTGTTTCAAATGGATTAAATGAAGGTGATGTAATTGTAACGAATGGCTTCATCAATCTTTTTGATGGGGCAAATGTAACTGTTAAATAA
- a CDS encoding IS110 family transposase, translating to MEEKKISLEVVNPNAAGIDIGSRSHWVAVGQNAEDVKEFGVYSQDQMDLCEWLKAKNVNSIALESTGTYWQNLFSTLVGQGFDVILVNGRQTKNIKGKKTDIKDCQWIQKLHSLGLLSASFLPDSDTDTVRTYSRHRLNLLNRSASCVKRIQKYLRLMNMRLEVVVRDIVGLTGTSIIEAFVNGEYNGTELAKLRHGNCRKSEDEIARALQYNNRQDYLFALKQEWETYKYIQKQIQQTDLEINDLLKHIVDKNDNKKQHYIEKKSTSEKIKMV from the coding sequence ATGGAAGAAAAGAAAATTTCGTTGGAGGTGGTAAATCCCAATGCAGCAGGAATCGACATTGGTAGCAGAAGTCATTGGGTTGCTGTGGGACAGAATGCCGAAGATGTGAAGGAATTTGGTGTTTACAGTCAGGATCAAATGGATTTATGCGAGTGGTTAAAAGCCAAAAATGTAAATTCAATTGCCTTGGAAAGTACCGGTACCTATTGGCAAAATCTGTTTTCAACATTGGTTGGTCAAGGATTTGATGTCATTTTAGTTAATGGTCGACAAACTAAAAACATTAAAGGAAAAAAGACGGATATCAAGGATTGTCAATGGATACAAAAGCTACACTCGCTTGGACTTCTTTCTGCAAGTTTTTTACCTGATTCTGATACAGATACAGTAAGAACTTATTCAAGGCATCGACTTAATCTGTTAAACAGAAGTGCATCTTGTGTAAAGCGCATACAAAAGTACCTTCGCTTGATGAATATGAGGTTGGAAGTTGTTGTGAGGGATATTGTTGGACTCACAGGCACAAGTATTATTGAGGCATTTGTAAATGGTGAATATAATGGAACTGAATTAGCAAAATTAAGACACGGAAATTGCCGAAAATCAGAAGATGAAATCGCCAGAGCATTGCAATACAATAATAGACAAGATTACCTATTCGCACTTAAGCAAGAGTGGGAGACTTACAAGTACATTCAAAAACAAATACAACAAACCGACCTTGAAATCAATGATTTGCTTAAACACATAGTCGACAAGAATGACAACAAAAAGCAACACTACATTGAAAAAAAAAGCACAAGCGAAAAAATAAAAATGGTCTGA
- a CDS encoding efflux RND transporter permease subunit: protein MNITEISIKRPSLIIVLFSVFTLLGFIGYKNLSYELMPDFNQPVVVIKTVYPGAEPNEVETSVSRKIEDALSNLEGVDYLVTKSLPNASIIIANLKYGTDLDKSMQDAQRYIDNIRKDLPQDILSPVMSKVSPNDLPIMSISATSDLSATEFYQKMKDDYLPQIQQIKGVAEITVLGGEEREIQVKINQDKLKLYKISMVQVVEAINRSGLDLPAGKVQTEKESNSVRLTGKFASIEDIKNVQVAMPVLGSPVYVKDIADVIDGIKETTSISRYNGKNCIGLMLKKQGDANAVDVSKAVREKFQSIEQQNASSGVKFIIADDSTDNTIAAVNSVVFDLILAVLLVSLVMLLFLRSFRNSLIVLVAIPTSLVTAFAVMWLLGYTLNLMTLLAMSLIIGILVDDATVVLENIQKHLDKGKDKRTAAMDGRMEIGFAALSITLVDVVVFLPILFLQVFVADMLKQFSVVVVTSTLTSLLVGFTLTPWMASRIGKKEDLQPTNFFNRFLLWFEIQLENFNEWYGRRLEWVLSHKLAFTGIVIVLFAMTLGIMKQGIIGKELISTGDQGKFRMALEFDKSTSIQQNNLIAQKIETYIIQQPEVATVFSNIGGPSTGIGSLGVGSANKTEFTIQLKSKKELKNVPTETFMKKLREDLKLKFPSINYSMAALGLIPRSAPIEITLSGSNLDLVMKTGDELKSVIEKIPGADNVRLSVEAGSPEYKIIPDKDKMQRLGLTTAYVGLNLRTAFTGNEDATLTENGTEYPVRIWLDEFNRQNFEDVQQLSIINPMGIPVEVSQFASVEQDNSPSLLERKDRQPAVTLTADALGRPSGTVADDVVAYLKENPLPNGIQMTWGSDIKRQNDSFGALGSVLLISFLLIYLIMVALYDSFVYPFVVLFSIPVAAIGAFFALNLSLSNLSLFALLGLIMLMGLVVKNAILIVDFTNQLKAEGKHFKEALIIAGKGRMRPILMTTLSMVVGMLPIAMATGTAAEWKNGLAWVIIGGLLSSLILTVFLVPMVYYLVDTAKEKISKRN, encoded by the coding sequence ATGAATATTACAGAAATATCAATCAAACGTCCTTCGCTGATTATAGTGCTTTTCAGCGTATTTACTTTATTAGGATTTATCGGGTATAAAAATTTGAGTTACGAATTGATGCCCGACTTTAATCAGCCCGTAGTTGTAATTAAAACTGTTTACCCTGGTGCCGAACCAAACGAAGTAGAAACATCCGTTTCACGAAAAATAGAAGATGCTTTATCCAACTTGGAGGGTGTAGATTACTTGGTTACAAAATCATTGCCCAATGCTTCTATCATCATAGCCAATCTAAAATATGGGACAGATTTGGATAAGTCAATGCAAGATGCACAACGCTACATTGACAACATTCGCAAAGATTTACCACAGGATATTTTAAGTCCTGTAATGAGTAAAGTTTCGCCAAATGATTTGCCGATAATGTCTATCAGTGCAACAAGTGATTTGTCTGCCACAGAGTTTTATCAAAAAATGAAAGATGATTATCTGCCCCAAATTCAACAAATAAAGGGTGTAGCAGAGATTACTGTTTTAGGTGGAGAGGAAAGAGAAATACAAGTAAAAATAAATCAGGACAAACTGAAATTGTATAAAATATCAATGGTTCAGGTTGTTGAAGCAATTAATCGTTCTGGTTTAGACTTGCCTGCTGGAAAGGTGCAAACCGAAAAAGAAAGTAATTCAGTTCGTTTAACGGGAAAATTCGCATCTATTGAGGATATTAAAAATGTCCAAGTCGCTATGCCTGTTTTAGGAAGTCCAGTTTATGTAAAAGACATAGCAGATGTAATTGATGGTATAAAAGAAACAACTTCCATCAGTCGCTACAACGGTAAAAACTGCATTGGTTTAATGCTTAAAAAACAAGGAGATGCAAACGCAGTAGATGTTTCAAAAGCAGTTCGGGAGAAATTTCAATCTATCGAACAACAAAATGCCAGTTCAGGTGTAAAATTTATTATTGCAGACGATAGCACCGATAACACGATTGCAGCCGTTAATTCCGTTGTTTTTGATTTAATCTTAGCGGTATTATTGGTGTCGTTAGTGATGCTTTTATTTCTGCGAAGTTTTAGAAATTCTTTAATCGTTTTGGTAGCTATTCCAACATCTTTAGTTACCGCATTCGCTGTGATGTGGCTTTTGGGTTACACCTTAAACTTAATGACCTTACTGGCAATGTCTTTAATCATTGGTATTTTGGTTGATGATGCCACCGTAGTTTTAGAAAACATACAAAAGCACTTAGACAAAGGAAAAGACAAACGAACTGCTGCAATGGATGGTCGTATGGAAATTGGCTTTGCGGCATTGTCAATTACATTAGTTGACGTAGTGGTATTTTTACCAATTCTTTTTTTACAAGTGTTTGTTGCTGATATGCTCAAGCAGTTTTCGGTTGTAGTAGTAACTTCTACTCTCACCAGTTTATTGGTTGGTTTTACTTTAACGCCTTGGATGGCTTCTCGTATTGGCAAAAAAGAAGACTTACAACCTACCAATTTTTTCAATCGCTTTTTACTATGGTTTGAAATTCAATTAGAAAACTTTAATGAATGGTATGGTCGAAGATTAGAATGGGTATTGAGCCATAAATTAGCTTTTACAGGTATCGTTATTGTGCTTTTTGCAATGACTTTAGGCATTATGAAACAAGGAATTATTGGTAAAGAATTAATATCTACAGGAGACCAAGGTAAATTTAGAATGGCTTTGGAATTTGACAAATCCACATCTATACAACAGAACAACTTAATTGCTCAAAAAATTGAAACATACATTATTCAACAACCCGAAGTAGCAACAGTATTCAGCAATATTGGCGGACCAAGCACTGGGATTGGAAGTTTGGGTGTTGGTTCTGCAAACAAAACAGAATTTACCATTCAATTAAAATCTAAAAAGGAACTTAAAAATGTGCCGACCGAAACATTTATGAAAAAACTTAGAGAAGACCTAAAGTTAAAATTTCCAAGTATAAATTATTCAATGGCAGCTTTAGGTTTAATACCTCGTTCAGCTCCTATTGAAATTACATTGAGCGGAAGCAATTTAGATTTGGTGATGAAAACGGGTGATGAATTGAAATCGGTAATTGAAAAAATTCCCGGAGCAGATAATGTTCGCTTGTCCGTTGAAGCAGGTAGTCCCGAATACAAAATAATTCCAGACAAAGATAAAATGCAACGATTAGGTTTAACAACCGCTTATGTTGGATTGAACCTAAGAACTGCATTTACAGGTAATGAAGATGCAACGCTTACTGAGAACGGAACAGAATATCCTGTAAGAATTTGGTTAGACGAATTTAACCGACAAAACTTTGAAGATGTTCAACAACTTTCGATCATTAACCCAATGGGAATACCAGTTGAAGTTTCACAGTTTGCAAGCGTAGAGCAAGACAATTCTCCGTCATTGTTAGAACGAAAAGACCGACAACCAGCAGTTACTTTAACAGCAGACGCATTAGGCAGACCATCAGGAACTGTAGCAGACGATGTAGTTGCTTATCTAAAAGAAAATCCATTGCCAAACGGAATACAAATGACTTGGGGTAGCGACATCAAAAGACAGAATGATAGTTTTGGAGCATTGGGTTCCGTTTTACTCATTTCATTTTTGCTGATTTACTTGATTATGGTAGCACTGTATGACAGCTTTGTTTATCCATTTGTGGTATTGTTTTCTATACCAGTTGCAGCAATTGGTGCGTTTTTCGCTTTGAATTTGTCATTAAGTAATTTGAGTTTATTCGCCTTACTCGGTTTAATTATGCTAATGGGCTTAGTGGTAAAAAACGCTATTCTAATTGTGGATTTTACTAATCAATTAAAAGCAGAAGGTAAACATTTTAAAGAAGCCTTAATCATTGCAGGAAAAGGTCGTATGCGACCAATCCTAATGACAACTCTTTCAATGGTTGTTGGTATGCTTCCCATTGCAATGGCAACAGGAACAGCAGCAGAATGGAAAAACGGTTTGGCTTGGGTAATCATTGGCGGACTTCTATCATCTTTAATTTTGACAGTGTTTTTAGTGCCGATGGTCTATTATTTAGTTGACACAGCGAAAGAAAAAATTAGCAAAAGAAATTAG
- a CDS encoding IS1182 family transposase, with protein sequence MKFIQGKDRNQTEFFCLDQAVSEDNEVRLIDLFVGAIKLSDYGFDMSFIENGRPAYHPADLLKLFIYGYLNRVRSSRQLEKECKRNIELMWLMKGLAPDHNTIANFRKDNPRAIRKVFHATVSLAKNFELIGGKLLAGDGTKLRAQNSKKNNFNEKKIERHIAYIDDKLNEYSAILASEDNDLTAEKKQEINAKIDKHKQYKNKYEAYKKQLDETGQVQISTSDPDSRQMIVRNNITEVAYNVQSTVDAKHNIPIDFKVTNKNDSKAMGAMARRAKTILGKSDFTILFDKGYHTGTEFDYAHKQGVEVLVAFPDVASHAPDISFDVEHFNYNKERDEYTCPAGELLTTNGRWYNKASGKTINRVKHYKTKACLTCSLFEKCTRNKTGRFIERSEHMDLIDANKKRLQRNMETYRKRQAIVEHPFGVIKRQWDFYYVMTKKTMKHATADVGLIFTCYNLRRIFNLLDQNTLKNFLRELGFLFLILSSHFKTICEDFKERIYSETFCETSYTALLKQVYLSKKQIV encoded by the coding sequence ATGAAATTCATTCAAGGAAAAGATCGAAATCAGACAGAGTTTTTCTGTTTAGATCAAGCGGTTTCAGAAGACAATGAAGTGCGATTAATCGATTTGTTTGTTGGAGCCATAAAGCTTTCAGATTATGGTTTCGATATGTCGTTTATAGAGAACGGTCGGCCAGCTTACCACCCCGCTGATTTATTGAAACTCTTTATTTATGGGTATTTGAACCGTGTTCGTTCATCCCGACAATTGGAAAAGGAATGCAAACGTAATATTGAACTGATGTGGCTCATGAAAGGTTTGGCGCCCGACCACAATACGATTGCCAATTTTAGAAAAGATAACCCAAGAGCTATCCGAAAAGTGTTTCATGCAACGGTTTCGCTTGCCAAAAACTTTGAATTGATTGGTGGAAAATTACTGGCTGGTGATGGAACCAAGTTGCGTGCACAGAACTCGAAGAAAAACAACTTTAACGAAAAGAAAATTGAGCGTCATATTGCTTATATTGACGACAAACTCAATGAATACAGTGCTATCTTGGCAAGTGAAGACAATGATTTAACAGCGGAGAAAAAGCAGGAAATCAACGCTAAAATCGATAAGCACAAGCAGTACAAGAACAAATACGAAGCATATAAAAAGCAACTCGACGAAACTGGACAAGTACAAATTTCAACTTCCGATCCCGACAGCAGACAAATGATTGTGCGCAATAACATAACTGAGGTGGCATATAATGTTCAATCGACCGTTGATGCAAAACACAACATTCCAATTGATTTTAAGGTCACCAATAAAAACGATTCAAAAGCCATGGGTGCAATGGCTCGCAGGGCTAAAACCATTCTTGGAAAATCAGATTTCACAATACTTTTCGATAAAGGCTATCATACTGGAACCGAATTCGATTACGCACACAAACAAGGGGTAGAAGTATTGGTAGCTTTCCCTGATGTTGCTTCACATGCTCCAGATATTTCCTTTGATGTAGAACATTTCAACTACAATAAGGAGCGCGATGAATATACCTGTCCAGCTGGAGAGTTGCTCACCACAAACGGTCGTTGGTACAACAAGGCAAGCGGGAAAACGATCAACCGCGTAAAACACTATAAAACAAAAGCTTGTTTGACATGCAGTCTTTTTGAAAAATGCACACGCAATAAAACGGGGCGTTTCATCGAGCGTTCGGAACACATGGATTTAATTGACGCAAACAAAAAACGACTTCAACGAAACATGGAAACTTACCGCAAACGACAAGCAATCGTGGAACATCCGTTCGGTGTCATAAAGCGTCAATGGGATTTTTATTATGTGATGACTAAAAAGACAATGAAACATGCAACTGCAGATGTTGGATTGATTTTTACCTGCTACAATTTGCGTCGAATATTCAATTTACTTGACCAAAATACACTCAAAAATTTCTTAAGAGAACTTGGTTTTCTATTTTTGATTCTGAGCAGCCATTTCAAGACGATTTGCGAAGATTTTAAAGAAAGGATTTACTCCGAAACATTTTGTGAAACAAGTTATACAGCGCTCTTAAAACAGGTATATTTATCCAAAAAACAGATTGTTTAG
- a CDS encoding IS1182 family transposase, translating to MKFIQGKDRNQTEFFCLDQAVSEDNEVRLIDLFVGAIKLSDYGFDMSFIENGRPAYHPADLLKLFIYGYLNRVRSSRQLEKECKRNIELMGLMKGLAPDHNTIANFRKDNPRAIRKVFHATVSLAKNFELIGGKLLAGDGTKLRAQNSKKNNFNEKKIERHIAYIDDKLNEYSAILASEDNDLTAEKKQEINAKIDKHKQYKNKYEAYKKQLDETGQVQISTSDPDSRQMIVRNNITEVAYNVQSTVDAKHNIPIDFKVTNKNDSKAMGAMARRAKTILGKSDFTILFDKGYHTGTEFDYAHKQGVEVLVAFPDVASHAPDISFDVEHFNYNKERDEYTCPAGELLTTNGRWYNKASGKTINRVKHYKTKACLTCSLFEKCTRNKTGRFIERSEHMDLIDANKKRLQRNMETYRKRQAIVEHPFGVIKRQWDFYYVMTKKTMKHATADVGLIFTCYNLRRIFNLLDQNTLKNFLRELGFLFLILSSHFKTICEDFKERIYSETFCETSYTALLKQVYLSKKQIV from the coding sequence ATGAAATTCATTCAAGGAAAAGATCGAAATCAGACAGAGTTTTTCTGTTTAGATCAAGCGGTTTCAGAAGACAATGAAGTGCGATTAATCGATTTGTTTGTTGGAGCCATAAAGCTTTCAGATTATGGTTTCGATATGTCGTTTATAGAGAACGGTCGGCCAGCTTACCACCCCGCTGATTTATTGAAACTCTTTATTTATGGGTATTTGAACCGTGTTCGTTCATCCCGACAATTGGAAAAGGAATGCAAACGTAATATTGAACTGATGGGGCTCATGAAAGGTTTGGCGCCCGACCACAATACGATTGCCAATTTTAGAAAAGATAACCCAAGAGCTATCCGAAAAGTGTTTCATGCAACGGTTTCGCTTGCCAAAAACTTTGAATTGATTGGTGGAAAATTACTGGCTGGTGATGGAACCAAGTTGCGTGCACAGAACTCGAAGAAAAACAACTTTAACGAAAAGAAAATTGAGCGTCATATTGCTTATATTGACGACAAACTCAATGAATACAGTGCTATCTTGGCAAGTGAAGACAATGATTTAACAGCGGAGAAAAAGCAGGAAATCAACGCTAAAATCGATAAGCACAAGCAGTACAAGAACAAATACGAAGCATATAAAAAGCAACTCGACGAAACTGGACAAGTACAAATTTCAACTTCCGATCCCGACAGCAGACAAATGATTGTGCGCAATAACATAACTGAGGTGGCATATAATGTTCAATCGACCGTTGATGCAAAACACAACATTCCAATTGATTTTAAGGTCACCAATAAAAACGATTCAAAAGCCATGGGTGCAATGGCTCGCAGGGCTAAAACCATTCTTGGAAAATCAGATTTCACAATACTTTTCGATAAAGGCTATCATACTGGAACCGAATTCGATTACGCACACAAACAAGGGGTAGAAGTATTGGTAGCTTTCCCTGATGTTGCTTCACATGCTCCAGATATTTCCTTTGATGTAGAACATTTCAACTACAATAAGGAGCGCGATGAATATACCTGTCCAGCTGGAGAGTTGCTCACCACAAACGGTCGTTGGTACAACAAGGCAAGCGGGAAAACGATCAACCGCGTAAAACACTATAAAACAAAAGCTTGTTTGACATGCAGTCTTTTTGAAAAATGCACACGCAATAAAACGGGGCGTTTCATCGAGCGTTCGGAACACATGGATTTAATTGACGCAAACAAAAAACGACTTCAACGAAACATGGAAACTTACCGCAAACGACAAGCAATCGTGGAACATCCGTTCGGTGTCATAAAGCGTCAATGGGATTTTTATTATGTGATGACTAAAAAGACAATGAAACATGCAACTGCAGATGTTGGATTGATTTTTACCTGCTACAATTTGCGTCGAATATTCAATTTACTTGACCAAAATACACTCAAAAATTTCTTAAGAGAACTTGGTTTTCTATTTTTGATTCTGAGCAGCCATTTCAAGACGATTTGCGAAGATTTTAAAGAAAGGATTTACTCCGAAACATTTTGTGAAACAAGTTATACAGCGCTCTTAAAACAGGTATATTTATCCAAAAAACAGATTGTTTAG
- a CDS encoding transposase: MNLLAYQYFEGIDLMAIEGINEGLIIAIISEIGLEGIRKFPSSKQFTAWLRLAPNNKISGGKVLSHHIPKGSSRLKIAFRNTANAIGNLKEGWLVDFFKRINYKKGRATAVTALARKLAVIVWNMLVKGQAYNPPTEYLFLDEKRKLKLVARVKKQINKFELTREELGFVTN; encoded by the coding sequence TTGAATTTACTTGCATACCAATACTTCGAAGGGATTGATTTGATGGCTATTGAAGGTATCAATGAAGGACTTATAATAGCAATAATCAGTGAGATAGGATTGGAAGGAATACGGAAATTTCCGTCATCCAAACAATTTACAGCATGGCTCAGGCTAGCACCAAACAACAAAATCAGCGGTGGAAAAGTACTTTCACATCACATCCCCAAAGGTAGTTCGAGACTAAAAATTGCATTCAGAAATACTGCAAATGCAATCGGAAATTTAAAAGAAGGTTGGCTCGTAGATTTCTTCAAAAGAATAAACTACAAAAAAGGACGTGCAACAGCGGTCACTGCACTAGCAAGAAAATTGGCAGTTATTGTATGGAACATGCTCGTAAAAGGACAAGCTTACAATCCACCAACTGAATACTTATTCTTGGATGAAAAAAGAAAATTGAAACTAGTCGCAAGGGTTAAAAAACAAATCAATAAATTTGAGTTGACTAGGGAAGAATTGGGATTTGTAACAAATTGA
- a CDS encoding ankyrin repeat domain-containing protein: MTKNENLHVACQNQDTELVKKILFEIKPTELNKKIAQETPLQIVCKNGNLEITKLLIEAGADKEIKNAGRQSPLSIAVSNKNLEIVKYLLEVGADIHSKGPNNLQPIHFACSKGDKDIIELLLSKGIDINIVDSLKSSLLDFTTNLEGGNLEATKTLVENGIDEEYFSSAFKWACWRNNPEIAKYLLECGADYKSETTSKSELLFWICGLGHKKIVKLLLELKVDFKTKVKFKGKMMAYEGSPLDRAIATNQTEIVKLINAD, from the coding sequence ATGACAAAAAATGAAAATTTACACGTGGCTTGTCAAAACCAAGACACTGAATTAGTGAAAAAAATTTTATTTGAAATTAAGCCAACGGAGCTTAACAAAAAAATTGCACAAGAAACACCATTACAAATAGTTTGTAAAAATGGAAACCTTGAAATTACGAAATTGTTGATTGAAGCAGGAGCCGATAAAGAAATCAAAAATGCAGGACGACAATCACCGTTGTCAATTGCAGTGTCTAACAAAAACTTAGAAATTGTAAAATACTTATTAGAAGTTGGCGCAGACATACATTCAAAAGGACCTAACAATTTGCAACCTATACATTTTGCTTGTTCAAAAGGAGATAAAGACATCATCGAATTGTTATTATCAAAAGGTATTGATATTAACATTGTTGACAGTCTGAAGAGCTCATTGCTTGACTTTACTACAAACTTAGAAGGTGGAAACTTGGAAGCAACAAAAACTTTGGTAGAAAATGGTATTGATGAAGAATATTTTTCATCAGCTTTTAAATGGGCTTGTTGGCGAAACAATCCAGAAATAGCAAAGTATTTATTGGAATGTGGAGCTGATTATAAAAGTGAAACGACTTCAAAATCAGAATTGCTATTTTGGATTTGCGGTTTAGGGCATAAAAAAATTGTAAAACTTTTATTAGAACTGAAAGTTGACTTTAAAACAAAAGTAAAATTCAAAGGTAAAATGATGGCTTATGAGGGAAGTCCGTTAGATAGAGCCATTGCAACAAATCAAACAGAAATTGTGAAACTTATAAATGCTGACTAA